In Caldicellulosiruptor morganii, the following proteins share a genomic window:
- the fba gene encoding class II fructose-1,6-bisphosphate aldolase: MPLVTTKEMFKKAAEGRYAIGAFNVNNMEIIQGIVEAAKEEQAPLILQVSAGARKYAKHVYLVKLVEAALEDSGDLPIALHLDHGEDFEICKACIDGGFTSVMIDGSRLPFEENIALTRKVVEYAHERGVVVEAELGKLAGIEDNVKVAEHEAAFTDPDQAAEFVERTGVDSLAVAIGTSHGAYKFKGEPRLDFERLQKIVEKLPKDFPIVLHGASTVLPEFVEMCNKYGGNIPGAKGVPEDMLRKAAELGVRKINIDTDLRLAMTAAIRKHLFEHPDHFDPRQYLKDGREAIKEMVKHKLRNVLGCSGKAPEILEEIRKNRG, translated from the coding sequence ATGCCACTTGTTACCACAAAAGAGATGTTCAAAAAGGCTGCAGAAGGAAGGTATGCAATCGGAGCGTTTAATGTCAACAACATGGAGATCATCCAGGGGATTGTTGAGGCGGCAAAGGAGGAGCAGGCACCACTTATCCTACAGGTTTCAGCAGGTGCGAGAAAGTATGCAAAGCATGTTTATCTTGTAAAGCTTGTTGAAGCTGCTCTGGAAGATTCGGGGGATTTACCAATCGCACTTCACCTTGACCATGGCGAGGACTTTGAGATTTGCAAGGCGTGTATTGACGGGGGCTTCACCTCTGTCATGATTGATGGTTCAAGATTGCCTTTTGAAGAGAACATTGCTCTTACCAGAAAGGTTGTTGAATATGCTCATGAAAGAGGAGTTGTGGTTGAAGCAGAGCTTGGTAAGCTTGCCGGTATTGAAGACAATGTAAAGGTTGCAGAGCATGAAGCGGCGTTTACAGACCCTGACCAGGCAGCAGAGTTTGTTGAAAGAACGGGTGTTGATTCACTGGCAGTTGCAATTGGAACAAGCCACGGTGCTTACAAGTTCAAAGGAGAACCAAGGCTTGACTTTGAAAGACTCCAGAAGATTGTTGAAAAGCTTCCAAAGGATTTTCCGATAGTTCTTCATGGTGCATCAACAGTCCTGCCGGAGTTTGTTGAAATGTGCAACAAATACGGCGGAAATATCCCGGGTGCGAAGGGTGTACCTGAAGATATGCTGAGAAAAGCTGCTGAGCTTGGGGTAAGAAAGATCAATATCGACACAGACTTGAGACTTGCAATGACAGCAGCGATAAGAAAGCATCTTTTTGAGCATCCGGACCATTTTGACCCAAGACAGTATCTCAAGGATGGCAGAGAGGCAATCAAAGAGATGGTAAAGCACAAACTGAGAAATGTTCTTGGATGCAGCGGTAAGGCTCCTGAAATATTGGAAGAAATCAGAAAGAACAGAGGATAG
- the scfA gene encoding six-cysteine ranthipeptide SCIFF has translation MKHIKVIAKNALSRTVVNGGCGECQASCQSACKTSCTVGNQVCRNKK, from the coding sequence ATGAAACACATTAAAGTCATTGCAAAAAATGCTCTTTCAAGAACAGTTGTAAATGGTGGATGCGGTGAGTGCCAGGCATCCTGCCAGTCAGCTTGCAAAACATCCTGCACAGTTGGTAATCAGGTTTGCAGAAACAAAAAATAA